The Bryobacteraceae bacterium genome includes a window with the following:
- a CDS encoding methionine gamma-lyase, producing the protein MASRRTLHGAHPSTAVLTRGFDPRLSVGSARPAVFRSSTYVFSSPEAAERAFALLTGKAELEPGEQPDLIYSRFNHPNAEILEDQIVPLEEGAEWAIVFNSGMAAIMTTVLALLKPGDAMVYTVPLYGGTQHLVHDLLEPLNIRCVPVIAGRSAEIDEAIRSTPGLKAVFIETPANPTMVMTDIKRAALTAASLDPKPAVIVDNTFLGPAFQHPLTLGADLVVYSATKYLGGFSDLLAGVVLGADPKFDKPIRARRGLFGNILQPDECWILDGRLPTVSLRMNRQSKNAQRIAESLVKRPEIRHIYYPTLFDDPEQIRIRLSQCDYPGAMIALDLHGGKPAAFEFLRSIRLAHNAVSLGGMETLVCHPATTTHAGCSEEERRIAGITDGMVRISVGVEDWRDLLRDFEQALDRVSEFLASQPQAAR; encoded by the coding sequence ATGGCATCCCGCCGAACCCTGCACGGGGCCCATCCTTCCACGGCCGTTCTGACGCGCGGTTTCGATCCCCGCCTGTCTGTCGGCAGCGCACGGCCAGCCGTGTTCCGCAGTTCCACGTACGTGTTTTCGAGTCCGGAAGCGGCCGAGCGCGCCTTTGCGTTGCTGACAGGCAAGGCCGAGCTCGAGCCGGGCGAGCAGCCCGACCTGATCTACTCGCGATTCAATCATCCGAACGCGGAGATTCTCGAAGATCAGATCGTGCCGCTCGAGGAAGGGGCCGAGTGGGCGATCGTGTTCAATTCGGGCATGGCCGCGATCATGACGACGGTGCTGGCTCTGCTGAAGCCCGGCGACGCCATGGTGTACACGGTGCCTTTGTACGGCGGCACGCAGCACCTGGTTCATGATCTGCTCGAACCGCTGAACATCCGCTGCGTGCCCGTCATCGCCGGCCGTTCGGCCGAGATCGACGAAGCGATCCGCTCGACGCCAGGGCTGAAGGCCGTCTTCATCGAAACGCCGGCCAATCCGACGATGGTGATGACGGACATCAAACGCGCCGCGCTCACCGCGGCTTCGCTGGATCCGAAGCCCGCGGTGATTGTCGACAACACGTTCCTCGGACCGGCGTTTCAGCATCCGCTGACGCTGGGCGCGGATCTGGTGGTGTATTCGGCCACGAAGTATCTGGGCGGCTTTTCAGACCTGCTGGCGGGCGTCGTGCTCGGGGCGGATCCGAAGTTTGACAAGCCGATCCGCGCGCGGCGGGGGCTGTTCGGCAACATCCTGCAGCCGGACGAGTGCTGGATTCTGGACGGGCGGCTGCCGACGGTGAGCCTGCGGATGAACCGGCAGTCGAAGAACGCGCAGCGCATCGCCGAGAGCCTGGTGAAACGGCCCGAGATCCGCCATATCTATTACCCCACGCTGTTCGACGATCCCGAGCAGATCCGCATCCGGCTGTCGCAGTGCGATTATCCTGGCGCGATGATCGCGCTGGACCTGCACGGCGGCAAGCCGGCGGCGTTCGAGTTTCTGCGCAGCATCCGGCTGGCGCACAACGCCGTCTCGCTGGGCGGGATGGAGACGCTGGTCTGCCATCCGGCGACGACGACGCATGCCGGCTGCAGCGAAGAGGAGCGCCGCATCGCAGGCATCACGGACGGGATGGTGCGCATCTCGGTCGGCGTGGAGGACTGGCGCGACCTGCTGCGCGACTTCGAGCAGGCGCTGGACCGCGTGTCGGAGTTCCTCGCATCGCAGCCGCAGGCCGCACGCTAG
- a CDS encoding CAAX protease family protein, with the protein MPWLDKLGGDPQLTAWVAVAVLVEAALYASMARERWRRKWQPRLLVAAAPLSCALYHVALPQSSLKSVLWLGAMAAVFVLASPALSRARHGWALLLALAAAPILFKAFRPLYPPAGELRMEFLGQLMWIRTTLLTVLRDLQPQGVGFGFWPEAREWKTGLRYFLMLAPVAFVLAAATGFARPAWPEADWPVVALNAVATFFGILWVVALSEEFFFRGLLQQRAGLWAASALFGLAHLGFREFPNWRFAIVAAVAGVFYGLAFRAGGGIRASMVTHALTVVFWRAFFR; encoded by the coding sequence ATGCCGTGGCTCGACAAACTCGGCGGCGACCCGCAGCTGACCGCATGGGTGGCCGTCGCCGTTCTCGTGGAGGCGGCGCTGTACGCCTCCATGGCGCGGGAGCGATGGAGGCGGAAATGGCAGCCGCGTCTGCTCGTCGCCGCCGCGCCGCTTTCCTGCGCCCTGTATCACGTGGCGCTGCCGCAGAGCAGCCTGAAGAGCGTGCTCTGGCTGGGCGCGATGGCCGCGGTCTTCGTGCTCGCGAGCCCGGCGTTGAGCCGCGCCCGCCACGGCTGGGCCCTTCTGCTGGCGCTCGCCGCCGCGCCCATCCTGTTCAAGGCCTTCCGTCCCCTTTATCCGCCCGCCGGGGAGCTGCGCATGGAGTTCCTCGGGCAGCTGATGTGGATCCGCACCACGCTGCTGACGGTGCTTCGCGATCTTCAGCCGCAAGGCGTCGGTTTCGGCTTCTGGCCGGAGGCGCGGGAGTGGAAGACCGGGCTGCGCTATTTCCTGATGCTCGCGCCCGTGGCGTTTGTGCTGGCCGCCGCCACCGGCTTCGCGCGTCCCGCCTGGCCGGAAGCGGATTGGCCGGTCGTGGCCCTGAACGCCGTTGCCACCTTCTTCGGCATTCTCTGGGTGGTCGCGCTCAGCGAGGAATTTTTCTTCCGCGGCCTGCTGCAGCAGCGCGCCGGCCTGTGGGCTGCGTCCGCGCTGTTCGGACTGGCGCATCTCGGATTCCGCGAGTTTCCCAACTGGCGCTTCGCCATCGTGGCCGCCGTCGCGGGCGTGTTCTACGGGCTGGCGTTCCGCGCGGGCGGCGGCATCCGCGCCTCGATGGTGACCCACGCGCTCACCGTCGTCTTCTGGCGCGCATTCTTCCGCTAG